A genomic segment from Dethiosulfovibrio russensis encodes:
- a CDS encoding lipid-binding SYLF domain-containing protein has translation MIKAGKNILAIAVTFLILSSSCPLWAGKTPEHRINEAIKTIENMSGQDDAQTMGEVIDKGVAVAIFPSVVKAGFVLGGQYGEGLLLKHDRKTGKWYGPSFFNIAGGSFGLQIGVQSTALVLAVVNEDGLKAFRGDTFTLGGDVAVAAGPVGRRTSAATDINMNTPIYSYSMSKGLFAGLSLEGATINHDPSANELYWGKKISPADILNKQASSKEIKPLLKEIEKLIKIGK, from the coding sequence GTGATTAAAGCAGGGAAAAACATCTTAGCCATAGCGGTGACGTTTCTGATACTATCATCGTCCTGTCCCCTGTGGGCAGGGAAAACACCGGAACATCGCATAAACGAAGCTATAAAGACGATAGAGAACATGTCGGGACAGGACGACGCTCAAACGATGGGCGAGGTCATAGACAAGGGAGTGGCGGTCGCCATATTCCCCTCGGTGGTAAAGGCCGGTTTCGTCCTAGGGGGTCAGTACGGTGAGGGGCTTCTGCTTAAGCACGACAGAAAAACCGGAAAATGGTACGGACCGTCCTTTTTCAACATAGCGGGGGGCTCTTTCGGTCTTCAGATAGGAGTACAGTCTACGGCACTGGTGCTTGCAGTCGTAAACGAAGACGGTCTGAAGGCCTTCAGAGGAGATACCTTCACATTAGGAGGCGACGTAGCCGTAGCGGCGGGACCGGTAGGAAGGAGGACCTCTGCGGCAACGGACATAAACATGAACACCCCCATATACAGCTACTCCATGAGCAAAGGACTCTTCGCCGGGCTATCGCTGGAAGGAGCCACCATAAATCACGACCCTAGCGCAAACGAGCTCTACTGGGGCAAGAAAATATCCCCTGCGGATATACTCAACAAGCAGGCAAGCTCAAAAGAGATAAAGCCCTTGCTTAAGGAGATAGAAAAACTCATAAAGATAGGAAAATAA
- a CDS encoding nucleoside kinase, with amino-acid sequence MSFVIRIKGFSDIHCEMPLSGQGVLASTGLYKNRNIVAWRVNNYLRPLEWVVDGDADVEFVDTYSFEGTMVYRSSLGFLLVLASRKALGKPIFIRHSISEGHFWELEDEDITEEDLASIAETMKDLVDMDIPITREIVSLDKACRIFERQGNPEKGRLFSRVYMDPIEVYRCLDMYGFFYCPLVPSTGYLKNWDLKLLAPGMVLQFPTVAYPTSLPPFQASRKLSGVFLEYANWLRTMGISTMVNLHDAIAAGRGQELILISEAFHSQRLSNLAYDVVKRNARVVCIAGPSASGKTTLSKRLKIQLQVCGKRPVTVSLDDYFVDRERTPRDEKGDYDFEALEALDLELLNQQLKSLIEGESVQLPRFDFRTGTRKEGRWLKLDEDDILIIEGIHGLNDQVTQSVPQDKKFRIFVSPLTGVSLDRQNRTSTTDNRLFRRMIRDHRTRGHGPEATLKRWPSVIRGAQKYIFPYQKHSDVMFNSALLYELPVLKGYLEPLLQTVPEGSPVFGEARRLLSLLRFVPPLPSDTVPNESIIREFIGGSLFED; translated from the coding sequence ATGTCGTTCGTCATTCGGATCAAGGGTTTTTCCGATATACACTGTGAGATGCCGTTGTCGGGGCAGGGAGTGTTGGCTTCCACCGGACTATACAAAAACAGGAACATCGTCGCCTGGCGGGTAAATAACTATCTTCGCCCCCTCGAGTGGGTCGTCGACGGAGACGCAGACGTCGAATTCGTCGATACCTATTCCTTCGAGGGGACCATGGTCTACAGGAGTTCTCTGGGTTTTCTGCTCGTCCTGGCCTCGAGAAAGGCTCTGGGCAAACCCATCTTTATCCGTCATTCGATCTCGGAAGGTCACTTTTGGGAGCTGGAGGACGAGGATATAACCGAGGAGGATCTGGCGTCTATAGCGGAGACGATGAAGGACCTGGTCGATATGGATATTCCGATAACCAGGGAGATCGTCTCACTCGATAAGGCCTGTCGAATATTCGAGAGACAGGGAAACCCGGAGAAGGGGAGACTTTTCTCCAGGGTCTACATGGATCCCATAGAGGTCTATCGTTGTCTCGATATGTACGGTTTTTTCTATTGCCCTCTGGTCCCGTCCACGGGATATCTCAAGAATTGGGATCTTAAGCTTCTTGCGCCGGGAATGGTGCTTCAGTTTCCCACGGTCGCCTATCCTACGTCTTTGCCGCCCTTTCAGGCATCCAGGAAGCTGTCCGGTGTTTTTCTCGAATACGCTAACTGGCTCAGGACGATGGGAATAAGCACCATGGTCAACCTTCACGACGCCATAGCCGCTGGAAGAGGGCAGGAACTGATACTGATATCCGAGGCCTTCCACTCCCAGAGGTTGAGCAATTTGGCCTACGATGTGGTGAAAAGAAATGCAAGGGTTGTCTGTATAGCCGGTCCCTCCGCGTCGGGCAAGACCACTCTGTCTAAAAGGCTTAAGATACAGCTTCAGGTCTGTGGAAAGAGACCTGTGACGGTGTCGCTGGACGACTATTTCGTGGACAGGGAGAGGACGCCTAGAGATGAGAAGGGCGACTACGATTTCGAGGCTTTAGAGGCTCTGGACCTCGAATTGTTGAACCAGCAGCTGAAATCCCTGATAGAGGGGGAGTCGGTACAGCTTCCTCGTTTCGATTTTCGCACCGGAACCCGTAAGGAAGGTCGTTGGTTGAAATTGGATGAGGACGACATCCTTATAATAGAGGGCATCCACGGATTGAACGACCAGGTTACCCAGTCCGTTCCTCAGGACAAAAAGTTCCGTATCTTCGTGTCTCCTCTGACAGGGGTGAGCCTCGATAGACAGAACAGGACTAGCACGACGGATAACCGCCTTTTCCGAAGGATGATAAGGGATCACAGGACCAGAGGGCACGGACCGGAAGCCACTCTCAAGAGGTGGCCGTCGGTCATAAGAGGGGCTCAGAAGTATATCTTTCCGTATCAGAAACACTCGGATGTTATGTTCAACTCCGCCCTTCTTTACGAGCTGCCTGTGTTGAAAGGCTATCTGGAACCGCTTTTACAGACGGTTCCCGAGGGGTCTCCCGTTTTCGGCGAGGCCAGGAGGCTGTTGTCCCTGCTGCGATTCGTCCCCCCTCTCCCGTCCGATACGGTTCCCAACGAATCCATCATAAGGGAGTTTATCGGCGGCAGTCTTTTCGAGGACTGA
- a CDS encoding replication-associated recombination protein A gives MTQWETPLAERMRPSSLDQYIGHLDVMGPSGSLRVLLDKGVVPSCILYGPPGVGKTALVRLMASVTDRELFEINAVSAKVSQLRDLIEKAARFKALSGRSAVAFVDEIYHFNKGQQNALLPSVEKGDVVLVGTTTENPWFEINKTLLSRLLVFSLEPLERDDLVRIMDNALSDKEKGLGKLGMKWEDGVLEELASSASGDARQALTRLEYLVRVISASGGSLLSQERVRKELPAAFVRHDKDGDDHYEVISAFIKSIRGSDPDAAVYWLARLLEAGEDIRFIARRMVISAAEDIGLADPMALILATSAAKASDMTGMPEARIILSEAAIYLAAAPKSNRAYDAVNQAISSIRKGDIQRVPDHLINGNPDYRYPHDDPRHWVPQSYLREPRRFYRPSEMGSEARIAQRLKRYWRRFRDGRDEEV, from the coding sequence TTGACTCAATGGGAGACCCCTCTGGCGGAGAGGATGCGACCGTCATCCTTAGATCAATATATCGGACATCTCGACGTAATGGGACCCTCCGGCTCCCTCAGAGTCTTGCTCGATAAAGGCGTGGTCCCTTCCTGTATATTATACGGGCCTCCTGGAGTCGGTAAAACCGCGTTGGTGCGTCTGATGGCCTCGGTTACCGATAGAGAGCTTTTCGAGATAAACGCTGTCTCCGCAAAGGTGTCTCAGTTGAGGGATCTTATAGAGAAGGCCGCCCGTTTTAAGGCTCTTTCCGGTCGTTCCGCCGTGGCCTTCGTCGATGAGATATACCATTTCAATAAAGGACAACAGAACGCTCTTTTGCCTTCGGTGGAGAAGGGCGATGTCGTTTTGGTCGGGACTACAACGGAGAATCCCTGGTTCGAGATCAATAAAACCCTTCTGTCCAGATTGTTGGTCTTTTCCTTGGAACCTCTAGAGAGGGACGATTTGGTCAGGATAATGGATAATGCTCTTTCCGATAAGGAAAAAGGGTTGGGAAAACTCGGCATGAAATGGGAAGACGGCGTTTTGGAGGAGCTTGCCTCGAGTGCATCCGGAGATGCCAGGCAGGCCTTGACCAGGTTGGAATATCTTGTAAGGGTTATTTCCGCATCCGGTGGATCCCTCCTCTCACAGGAGAGAGTCCGTAAAGAGCTGCCAGCGGCGTTCGTTCGTCACGATAAAGACGGCGACGATCACTATGAGGTAATATCGGCTTTCATAAAGAGCATAAGGGGGTCCGACCCCGATGCGGCGGTATACTGGCTTGCCAGGCTACTAGAGGCAGGGGAGGATATCCGTTTCATCGCTAGAAGGATGGTGATATCCGCGGCGGAGGATATCGGTTTGGCCGATCCTATGGCGCTGATATTGGCCACTTCCGCTGCCAAGGCCTCGGACATGACCGGCATGCCCGAGGCTAGGATAATTCTATCGGAGGCCGCGATTTATCTGGCCGCGGCACCTAAAAGCAATCGAGCTTACGATGCCGTAAATCAGGCTATCTCCTCCATCAGAAAGGGGGATATACAAAGGGTCCCCGATCACCTCATAAACGGTAATCCCGATTATCGATATCCTCACGACGACCCCAGACACTGGGTTCCCCAGTCCTATCTGAGGGAGCCTCGCAGATTTTACCGACCTTCGGAAATGGGGTCCGAAGCGAGAATAGCTCAAAGACTCAAAAGGTACTGGCGTAGGTTTAGGGATGGTCGGGACGAGGAAGTCTAG
- a CDS encoding L,D-transpeptidase: MGRTFGLLICLLTVVFSSRSWASDIDGLSYWKRLEPSLSAYIPWASEVVISEDCVPSGSVMWICHKGAHLLFGVDEKARLLFGCWPVATGRNTGQKRKVGDMRTPEGLFSVQSVHDASYWQPYRDKKTGDTVGYGPWFIRLKTPPWSGIGIHGTDEGHLSEIGTDASHGCIRMKNEDLLRIKEVVRPGQKVLIVP, encoded by the coding sequence ATGGGTCGAACCTTTGGCCTCCTGATCTGTCTCCTGACGGTCGTCTTCTCCTCTCGGTCATGGGCTTCCGATATCGATGGGCTCTCATATTGGAAGAGGCTCGAGCCGTCTCTGTCGGCTTATATCCCCTGGGCATCGGAGGTCGTTATCTCGGAGGACTGCGTTCCATCCGGTAGTGTTATGTGGATCTGCCACAAAGGGGCCCATCTTCTTTTCGGAGTGGACGAGAAGGCCAGGCTTCTTTTCGGATGCTGGCCCGTCGCTACCGGTAGAAACACCGGTCAAAAGCGTAAGGTCGGGGATATGAGGACTCCCGAAGGTCTTTTTTCCGTCCAGAGCGTCCACGATGCGTCTTACTGGCAGCCCTACAGGGATAAAAAGACCGGCGATACAGTAGGGTACGGGCCCTGGTTTATAAGGCTCAAGACTCCGCCATGGAGCGGCATAGGTATCCACGGTACCGACGAAGGACATCTGTCGGAGATCGGTACCGACGCCAGCCACGGTTGCATAAGGATGAAGAACGAGGATCTGTTGAGGATAAAGGAAGTAGTCAGACCGGGACAGAAGGTCTTGATCGTTCCCTGA
- a CDS encoding LacI family DNA-binding transcriptional regulator, with protein MAKVTMADVARETQVNKATVSRALKGDPRISLATREKVWEAAKKLGYRVDTVARGLSSRRTDVVGVVLRDLGESWVGSFLSGVERVLARHRMEMLVKEANDLDASSRSAYQRLLDRKVDGVIWASDAPFPSGEDGIPSVIVGNGEGDPSMRVLLDEEVISRNVLSFAGGRPVSYRGGDRPFFPFLEGLSSIGREDGMVLWDGDLPSLDNLAEGILLCGDRSILAPLMVPHLPWPAFDMGHLSARGLINVVREKGVRPKEIKVSSGIVGVERSDLGY; from the coding sequence ATGGCTAAGGTTACTATGGCCGATGTCGCCAGAGAGACGCAGGTCAACAAGGCGACGGTTAGCAGAGCGCTTAAAGGCGATCCCAGAATATCCCTAGCTACAAGAGAAAAGGTCTGGGAAGCTGCAAAGAAACTCGGCTATCGGGTAGACACTGTCGCCAGAGGACTTTCCAGTCGGAGAACCGACGTTGTCGGGGTGGTCCTGCGCGATCTGGGGGAAAGCTGGGTGGGATCCTTCCTCTCCGGAGTGGAGAGGGTTCTGGCCAGGCATCGTATGGAGATGTTGGTAAAAGAGGCCAACGATCTGGATGCCTCGTCCAGGTCCGCATATCAACGGTTGTTGGATAGAAAGGTGGATGGAGTTATCTGGGCATCGGATGCGCCTTTCCCCTCCGGCGAGGATGGCATCCCTTCGGTGATCGTCGGTAATGGGGAGGGCGATCCCTCCATGAGGGTCCTTCTGGACGAGGAGGTGATCTCTCGAAATGTCCTCTCCTTTGCCGGTGGACGTCCCGTCTCGTATAGAGGCGGGGATCGTCCTTTTTTCCCCTTTCTGGAAGGGCTATCCTCTATCGGAAGAGAAGATGGGATGGTCCTATGGGATGGAGATCTTCCGTCTCTAGACAACCTGGCTGAGGGGATCCTCCTGTGTGGGGATCGTTCGATTTTGGCCCCTTTAATGGTTCCTCATCTGCCCTGGCCGGCTTTCGATATGGGGCATCTTTCCGCAAGAGGTCTTATCAACGTAGTAAGGGAAAAGGGCGTCAGGCCAAAAGAGATAAAGGTATCGTCTGGCATAGTAGGGGTGGAGAGAAGCGATTTGGGATATTGA
- a CDS encoding polysaccharide biosynthesis protein: MKESWSVRLLGKWLEVGVRNRYMFFLDVLFCIFATWLGFALRLSFFMDHFYGDMVVSGLIFSGVCSVSFYLGGIYRIYWPQASLEEFALLLRCFLVGSLIFVLCHLLLPFMFIPRSSLAITLLSCFVLVAAYRASWRFFVAARHGQDSCIRTVIVGAGNAGTSLARDLLRNGDELLPVGFVDDDDQKKGKVIAGLPVLGPVSDLENIIVDERISVVLVAIPSASRKVIGDMLMRLSSLGVETRVLPNLRDIAGGVVTTTMLRKVRLEDLLARDPVELDSQVIADVVRQRVILITGAGGSIGSEISRQICSYGPSRVLLLGHGEHSIYGLCEEFREKRVSVPYEPIIADVADSDAMEAVFSKWSPSVVFHVGAHKHVPLMEVNPREALRVNGKGTWVLADLCGRFGVERMVMVSTDKAVNPTSVMGATKRVAEIVVQQAQLNYPETKYMAVRFGNVLGSRGSVVPKFEKQIESGGPVTVTHPDMKRYFMIIPEAAGLVLQASALGKGGEIFVLDMGDPVKIVDLAETLIRLHGYSPGSDIAVDFTGVRPGEKLFEELFYDPDFVDRTAHPKIFRSNLSDKQLPIDPIISEVDVCLSCRGNSTLSTLRKLVPEFNHP; the protein is encoded by the coding sequence ATGAAGGAGAGCTGGTCGGTCCGGTTGCTTGGCAAATGGTTGGAGGTCGGCGTCAGGAACAGGTATATGTTTTTTCTGGACGTCCTTTTTTGTATCTTTGCTACGTGGCTAGGGTTTGCCCTTAGACTCTCGTTTTTTATGGACCACTTTTATGGAGATATGGTGGTCTCCGGTTTGATCTTCTCCGGTGTCTGTTCAGTGTCCTTCTATTTGGGGGGGATATATCGTATCTATTGGCCTCAGGCCAGTCTCGAGGAATTCGCCTTGCTTTTGAGGTGCTTTCTGGTAGGTTCTTTGATATTCGTTCTCTGTCATCTCCTCCTGCCGTTCATGTTTATCCCTCGCTCCTCTCTGGCGATAACCCTTCTGAGCTGTTTTGTGCTGGTGGCGGCCTATAGAGCCTCTTGGCGCTTCTTCGTCGCAGCCCGTCACGGCCAGGATTCCTGTATCAGAACGGTCATAGTCGGAGCGGGAAATGCCGGGACCTCTCTGGCCAGGGATTTGCTTCGTAACGGAGACGAGCTTTTGCCGGTGGGGTTCGTAGACGACGACGATCAGAAAAAGGGCAAGGTCATCGCAGGTCTACCTGTCCTGGGTCCAGTTTCGGACCTGGAAAATATAATAGTGGATGAACGTATCTCCGTCGTTTTGGTCGCCATACCGTCGGCATCCAGAAAGGTCATAGGAGATATGCTGATGAGGCTTTCCTCCTTGGGCGTGGAAACCCGGGTTTTGCCGAATCTCAGGGATATCGCCGGAGGTGTAGTTACCACTACCATGCTTCGAAAGGTGCGTCTAGAGGATCTGCTGGCGAGGGATCCGGTCGAGCTGGACAGCCAGGTCATAGCTGACGTGGTTCGCCAGAGGGTGATCCTCATAACCGGAGCGGGAGGGTCTATCGGCAGCGAGATATCCAGACAGATATGTTCATATGGACCTTCTCGTGTTCTCCTTCTGGGTCATGGAGAGCACTCTATATACGGGCTTTGCGAGGAATTCAGGGAGAAAAGGGTGTCCGTCCCCTACGAACCCATCATAGCGGACGTAGCCGATTCGGACGCCATGGAGGCGGTTTTCTCCAAATGGTCGCCCTCGGTAGTCTTCCACGTTGGGGCCCATAAGCATGTTCCTCTCATGGAGGTTAATCCGAGAGAAGCTCTCCGGGTTAACGGAAAGGGGACATGGGTCTTGGCCGACCTCTGCGGGCGGTTCGGGGTGGAGCGTATGGTCATGGTCTCTACCGATAAAGCCGTAAATCCTACGAGCGTTATGGGAGCTACCAAGAGAGTCGCGGAGATCGTGGTGCAACAGGCTCAGCTGAATTACCCCGAGACCAAATACATGGCAGTTCGTTTCGGGAACGTTCTCGGCAGCAGGGGAAGCGTTGTCCCTAAGTTTGAGAAGCAAATAGAATCCGGCGGTCCTGTTACGGTGACTCACCCTGATATGAAACGCTATTTCATGATCATACCGGAGGCCGCCGGATTGGTATTGCAAGCCAGTGCCCTTGGAAAGGGCGGAGAGATATTCGTCCTGGACATGGGGGATCCCGTTAAAATAGTGGATCTGGCCGAGACGCTCATCCGTCTTCATGGTTATTCCCCGGGATCGGACATAGCCGTCGATTTTACGGGGGTCAGACCGGGAGAGAAACTCTTCGAGGAGCTTTTTTACGATCCGGACTTCGTCGACAGAACCGCTCATCCTAAAATTTTCAGAAGCAATCTTTCGGACAAACAGTTGCCTATCGATCCGATCATATCGGAGGTGGATGTCTGTTTATCCTGCAGGGGCAACTCCACGTTGTCGACCCTGCGTAAGTTGGTTCCAGAGTTCAACCATCCTTAG
- a CDS encoding P-loop NTPase, with product MDQENQCSGSCDSCSSKESCPDFPKPTKKDVCKVIAVGSGKGGVGKSSVAALLAVALAKRGDSVGVLDADITGPSIPKLFGITERPKGDESGKIIPPKTEKLGISIMSMNLLLDDPKAPVVWRGPLIGGVVKQFWDDVEWGKLDWLVVDLPPGTADAPLTVMQTIALDGMVIVTTPQELSALIVGKQARLAEMMKVPILGIVENMSYVKCPKCGEILNVFGPSHSEEIEKAFGISTIAKIPVTDGFAAMADDGTIESFSDEAVLGALVDGIL from the coding sequence ATGGATCAGGAAAACCAGTGTAGCGGGAGTTGCGATAGCTGTTCCAGCAAGGAGAGCTGTCCCGATTTCCCTAAACCTACCAAGAAAGACGTCTGCAAGGTAATAGCGGTGGGTAGCGGTAAGGGCGGGGTTGGGAAAAGCTCCGTTGCAGCCCTCCTTGCCGTTGCTTTGGCAAAAAGAGGGGATTCCGTAGGAGTTCTCGACGCGGACATAACGGGTCCGTCCATACCTAAACTGTTCGGTATCACCGAACGTCCCAAGGGAGACGAGTCGGGAAAGATCATCCCTCCCAAAACCGAGAAGCTGGGCATATCGATCATGTCCATGAATCTATTGCTGGACGATCCCAAGGCTCCGGTCGTATGGAGAGGTCCTCTCATAGGAGGAGTCGTAAAGCAGTTTTGGGACGATGTGGAGTGGGGAAAGCTAGATTGGTTGGTGGTAGACCTCCCACCCGGGACGGCGGACGCACCTCTGACGGTGATGCAGACTATCGCTCTCGATGGGATGGTTATAGTCACGACCCCTCAGGAACTTTCCGCTTTAATAGTGGGAAAACAGGCCAGGCTTGCCGAGATGATGAAGGTTCCGATATTGGGGATAGTGGAGAACATGAGTTACGTCAAATGTCCTAAATGCGGTGAGATACTCAATGTATTCGGTCCAAGTCATTCCGAGGAGATAGAAAAGGCTTTCGGAATATCTACGATAGCGAAAATTCCCGTGACCGATGGGTTCGCCGCCATGGCAGACGACGGAACTATCGAGAGTTTTTCCGACGAGGCAGTCCTTGGGGCTTTGGTGGACGGGATCCTTTAA
- the ychF gene encoding redox-regulated ATPase YchF, whose product MKLGIVGLPNVGKSTLFNAITSAGAEASNYPFCTIEPNVGVVSVPDERLSVLSKMFNSAKITPATVEFFDIAGLVRGASKGEGLGNTFLSHIREVNAIVHVVRCFEDDNIVHVDGSVDPIRDIETIELELVFSDLEMIERHRTKTERNARNDKSLRPYLELVGKVQEKLEAGKMVRAMDLTDDERKELRGLGLLTDKPVIYVANVSEDDVSDSQGNAHVVSVKEYADRFDCEVVTICARIEAEVAELPEEEKGEFLAELGLAESGLDRLVKAGYRLLGLISFLTAGEKESRAWTIKRGDRAPQAAGTIHTDFERGFIKAQVVAYDALIRCGSLAEAKAGGLVRMEGKDYVMQDGDVVEFRFNV is encoded by the coding sequence ATGAAACTCGGAATAGTGGGCTTGCCCAACGTAGGCAAGAGCACCCTTTTCAACGCTATAACCTCCGCAGGGGCGGAGGCCTCGAATTATCCTTTCTGCACCATAGAACCGAACGTGGGAGTTGTCTCCGTTCCGGACGAAAGGCTGAGCGTGCTGTCCAAGATGTTCAACTCGGCGAAGATAACCCCTGCTACAGTGGAGTTCTTCGACATAGCCGGTCTGGTTCGCGGAGCCAGTAAAGGTGAGGGATTGGGCAATACGTTTCTCTCCCATATCAGAGAGGTGAACGCCATAGTCCACGTCGTTCGTTGCTTCGAAGACGACAATATCGTTCACGTGGACGGTTCGGTCGATCCCATAAGGGACATAGAGACGATTGAGTTGGAGCTGGTTTTCTCCGATCTAGAGATGATAGAACGACACCGGACAAAGACGGAGCGAAACGCCAGGAACGATAAATCCCTTCGTCCATATCTGGAATTGGTCGGCAAGGTTCAGGAAAAGCTTGAGGCGGGCAAGATGGTCCGAGCCATGGATCTTACCGATGACGAGAGGAAGGAACTTAGAGGACTTGGACTCCTTACGGATAAGCCGGTTATCTATGTGGCAAATGTCTCGGAGGACGATGTCTCCGATTCGCAAGGTAACGCCCACGTTGTATCCGTAAAGGAGTATGCCGACAGGTTCGACTGCGAGGTAGTCACTATATGTGCCAGGATAGAGGCGGAGGTGGCCGAGCTGCCGGAGGAGGAGAAAGGGGAGTTTTTAGCCGAATTGGGACTTGCGGAATCCGGTCTGGATCGGCTGGTCAAGGCTGGCTATCGCCTGTTGGGGTTGATATCTTTCCTCACCGCCGGAGAAAAGGAGTCCAGGGCATGGACCATAAAGAGAGGCGATAGGGCCCCTCAAGCCGCAGGGACGATACATACGGATTTCGAGAGAGGTTTCATAAAGGCTCAGGTGGTGGCATACGATGCACTGATACGATGCGGAAGCCTGGCCGAGGCCAAGGCTGGAGGTCTGGTTCGCATGGAGGGTAAGGACTACGTCATGCAGGACGGAGACGTGGTCGAGTTCAGGTTCAACGTTTAA
- a CDS encoding MBL fold metallo-hydrolase — translation MRITVIVDNLCGSSNLWGEHGLSFFLETPRGSLLWDTGQGHSLMHNLSELDVSIDAIDGLALSHGHYDHCGGAPQLLWRRPDLPIWGSSSIMAPHYRKTSRGECFIGLDLDLERRDFRPIKRPTEILPNLWAFSVPAEKRDPNLTLRTSRLVVPQGDSWIEDPFHDDMSLLAFGSQGPSIVLGCAHSGVLNILRYAMEEFDLTSVDTVIGGMHLGGMTSDTWSAMAHSFDKAPVERWRPCHCTGFYAASQMASRYTDVVWASSGTKMEI, via the coding sequence ATGCGTATAACGGTAATCGTGGACAATCTATGCGGCTCGTCAAACCTATGGGGAGAACACGGGCTGAGTTTCTTTCTCGAGACCCCCAGAGGCTCTCTACTATGGGATACCGGACAGGGACATTCCCTGATGCACAACCTGTCGGAACTAGACGTATCTATAGACGCTATCGACGGACTGGCCCTGAGCCACGGTCACTACGACCACTGCGGCGGGGCCCCTCAGCTGCTATGGAGGCGCCCCGATCTTCCTATATGGGGAAGCTCGTCCATTATGGCTCCTCACTACAGAAAAACCTCTCGGGGAGAATGCTTCATCGGTCTCGATCTGGATCTTGAACGCAGAGATTTTCGACCGATAAAAAGACCGACGGAGATCCTTCCGAACCTGTGGGCATTCTCGGTACCGGCGGAAAAAAGAGATCCGAATCTAACCCTCAGGACCTCCAGGCTTGTCGTTCCACAAGGAGACTCCTGGATAGAGGACCCCTTTCACGACGACATGTCGCTACTTGCGTTCGGATCGCAAGGGCCTTCTATCGTGCTGGGATGCGCTCATTCCGGAGTACTTAATATCCTGCGCTACGCCATGGAGGAGTTCGATCTAACGTCTGTCGACACCGTCATAGGAGGGATGCACCTAGGAGGGATGACTTCCGATACATGGTCCGCCATGGCTCATTCCTTCGACAAAGCCCCCGTCGAGAGATGGCGTCCCTGTCATTGCACCGGATTTTACGCTGCCAGTCAAATGGCCAGCCGCTATACAGACGTGGTCTGGGCCTCCTCAGGCACCAAGATGGAGATATGA
- a CDS encoding HAD family hydrolase has product MFSSPLWNPLKGSGVIFDWDGVLAETRLDFSGIRERYFGGKRAAILEEMSLMDEEKRRALSEEIRAIELAGAEKAVPVPGSREVVDLVSKAGIPWAVVSRNCPESIELAARTIGFKLPVHTFHRESGPIKPSPEALWMAAEAIGSASSGCTVVGDFVYDLLGARRAGMRAVLVERSSVDWGHWADVFYPRMTDFLSALINEDPIVPWEYHGLVSERGLSWLTSAWNVSIALPELWDEAILNSLMSLAELGVGRFTVKAGTLTFDEWRGLSWLSPKDLERPKAFVLARALKKRYPKVVVEECEEGLPLASLGGDLVNGLERHLS; this is encoded by the coding sequence ATGTTCAGTTCGCCTTTATGGAATCCTCTGAAAGGATCGGGGGTGATCTTCGATTGGGACGGTGTTTTGGCGGAGACCCGATTGGATTTCTCCGGTATCAGAGAAAGATATTTTGGCGGTAAAAGAGCTGCCATACTCGAGGAAATGAGTCTCATGGACGAGGAAAAAAGGAGGGCTCTTTCCGAAGAGATCAGGGCTATAGAGCTCGCCGGAGCGGAAAAGGCAGTTCCGGTTCCGGGATCTAGGGAAGTGGTCGATCTTGTATCGAAGGCAGGAATACCTTGGGCGGTAGTCTCTCGGAATTGCCCGGAATCGATAGAACTTGCGGCCCGTACCATAGGTTTTAAACTTCCTGTGCATACCTTTCATAGAGAGAGTGGCCCGATAAAGCCTTCGCCAGAAGCCCTTTGGATGGCTGCCGAGGCTATCGGATCCGCCTCCTCGGGATGTACCGTCGTGGGGGATTTTGTGTACGATCTTTTGGGAGCGAGGAGGGCCGGGATGAGGGCGGTCCTGGTAGAAAGGTCCTCTGTGGACTGGGGGCATTGGGCCGACGTCTTCTATCCCCGTATGACCGATTTTCTATCGGCATTGATAAACGAAGATCCGATAGTTCCCTGGGAATACCATGGTCTAGTCTCAGAAAGGGGGCTGTCGTGGTTGACGTCGGCCTGGAATGTCTCGATTGCCCTACCTGAATTATGGGACGAGGCGATCCTAAATAGTCTGATGAGCCTGGCCGAGTTGGGAGTAGGACGTTTTACGGTAAAAGCCGGGACCTTGACTTTCGATGAGTGGAGGGGGCTGTCATGGCTTTCGCCGAAAGATCTGGAGCGTCCGAAAGCCTTCGTGCTTGCAAGAGCCCTTAAAAAACGATACCCGAAGGTTGTCGTGGAGGAATGCGAAGAAGGTCTCCCATTAGCCTCCCTGGGAGGCGATCTTGTTAACGGTTTGGAGAGACATCTCAGTTGA